CGACCCTGCAGCGACTGGGCGATGCGGGCCTGGGCGACAGCGAGGAGTACCTCGCCGCCGACATCGCCTTCCACGATCTGCTGCTCGATGCCAGCGGCAACCTCATGCTCGCGGCGATCAAGACACCCATCGCCGAGGTGCTGCGCGGCCGCCATAATCTCGGGCTCACGCCGGGTGACCCGCGTGCCGAAGCGCTGCACAACCATGTCGGCGCCGCCTCGGCTGTGCTGCGCGGCGACAGCGATGCCGCCGAGCAGCATGCCCGCCGCTACGTGCTCGCGGTGCTCGACGAGGTGCACACCGGCTGAGCACCCGCTCGGCCGTCGCTGCGCGGGCGGCTCTGGGACCGGCGACTCCGGCGCGTGCGCGGCGGCCTCAGCCCAGCAGTGCGAGCGATCCGGCCGCGCCGATCTCGGTGCCGGGCGAAGTGCGTGCATAGGCGTCCAGGTAGCGCTCGAACTCGAGCCGGTACCCCTCGGCACGCGCCGGGTCCGGCACCAGCATCCGCGGTTCCTCGCTGCGCAGTCCGGGCTGGTCGTCGTCGAGTCCGAGGTGGCGCAGCGCCAGCCGGGTCGCCCCGACCACCGAGGCATGCTGCTGCGATGACACCTGCATCTCGATCTGGAACACGTCGGCGGTCAACTGCGCCCAGAACGGCGAGGACAGCACTCCGCCCGAGATGAGCACGCGCCGCGGCGGGCCGTTCAGGGCGGCGAGCTCCTTGTAGCAGTGGTACAGCGAGAAGACGATGCCCTGCAGCACGGCCTGATAGAGATCGGCACGGGTGTGCTCGGGGCGCACCTCGAGGAAGCCCCCGGCGCGCTGGTCCTGCCAGCCGGGTGAGCGCTCGCCGAACAGGAACGGCAGGAACACCGGCAGTGCGGTGCGCTCGGGGTCGAGCATCGGCTCGATCTCGGCGAAGGTCATCTCGGTGCCGAACAGCAATCCCTTGGCCCAGTCGACGCAGTTGCCGCATCCGCTGGTCGCGGCCCCACTGAGCCAGCCGAACGGCGACCGGTACGCCCAGGTGCCCATGGTCGGGGAGAAGGCGGGATGCGCGGTGGTGTAGCGCAGCGCTCCGCTGGTGCCCATCGAGAAGGTCATGTCGCCGACGCCGTAGGCGCGGTCGCCGACCTGGCTGAGGCCGCCGTCGGGCCCGGGGATCATCACCGGGATGCCGGCTCGCACGCCCAGCAGGGTGGCGACCTCGGCGACCAGCGGTGCGCTGGTGTCGCTGGAGACCAGCCGTGGCAGCACGATGCCCTCGATGCCGAGAGCCGCTCGCACCTGCGGGTCCCAGTCGTCGCCGTCGGTGGCCAGCAGGCCGGTGCCGGAGGCGACGGTGCGGCTGGTCCAGATCTCCCCCGTCATGCGGGCGAACGTGAGGCTCCCCTGGTCGAGCACCAGAGCGCCGGCGATGTCGACGCCGGTCTCGGCGAGATGAGCGATCTTGAAGGCGGGGAAGATCGCGTTGACCATGCAGCCGGTGCGCTCGTAGAACCAGGACGTGAATGCGGCATCCTCGCGGTAGCGGGCGGTGAGCTCGCGGGCGCCGGTGTACGGCCATTCGTACACCGGCGTGATGGCCGACAGGTCGGGCCGGCGCAGCGTCAGTCCGTGCCAGGTGCTCGACAGCGCGATGGCGTCGACCGCGACACCGGCCGCCGCCTCGCGGCCGAGCGCCATGAGCTGGGTGAAGACGCTGTCGCCGTCGCGCACCACGCCGTCGCCGTCGAATCGCCGCGTCGTGACGGCGACCTGCTGCGTGTCGGTGTCGAACAGCATGGTCTTCGCCGAGGTGGTGCTGGCCTCCAGTGCGAGAACGATCATGGCTCTTCCTCCCTGGCCCCGCAGGGGCCGCGTCAATAATATGATCATTTCCATCGCAGTCGTCATCAGGCCCGGGAAGGCCCTCTCACTGCGGGTAATCTGAAGCCGAGAGCAACACACGCAAACGATCCAAGGAGCAGGATGAGCGACACCGCCAGCGCGAACATCGGAGTCGTCGGACTCGCCGTCATGGGCTCGAATCTGGCCCGGAACCTCGCGAGCCGCGAGGGCAACACGGTGGCGATCTTCAATCGCAGCTATGAGAAGACGCAGGCGGTGCTGGATGCGTTCCCCGAGGCGGGCTTCATCCCCGCCTCGACCTATGAGGAGTTCGCCGCTTCCCTGCAGAAGCCACGCACGGCCATCATCATGGTCAAGGCCGGCGCGGGCACGGATGCCGTGATCGACGAGCTCGTGCGGGTCTTCGAGCCCGGCGACATCATCGTCGACGGCGGCAACGCCTACTTCCCCGACACGATCCGCCGCGAGAAGGCGGTGCGCGAGACGGGCATCAACTTCGTCGGCGCCGGCATCTCGGGCGGCGAGGAGGGCGCACTGCTCGGCCCGAGCATCATGCCCGGCGGCTCCGACGAGTCATGGGTGACCCTCGGCCCGATCCTGCGCTCGATCGCGGCCGTCGCCGAGGGCGAGCCGTGCGTCACGCACGTCGGCCACGACGGCGCCGGGCACTTCGTGAAGATGGTGCACAACGGCATCGAGTACGCCGACATGCAGCTCATCGCCGAGGCCTACGACCTGATCCGCCGCGGCACCGGCCGCACGCCGGCGCAGATCGCCGAGATCTTCGCCGAGTGGAACAAGGGCGAGCTCGAGTCGTACCTGATCGAGATCACCGCCGAGGTGCTGCGTCAGGTGGATGCCGCCACCGGCCAGCCGCTGGTGGACGTCATCCTCGACCAGGCCGGCGCCAAGGGCACCGGTGCCTGGACGGTGCAGACCGCCCTGTCGCTGGGCGTGCCGGTCTCGGGCATCGCCGAGGCGACCTTCGCACGCTCGCTGTCATCGCACCCCGAGCAGCGCGCCGCCGCTGCCGGTCTCCCGGGCCCGGACACCGCGTTCACGGTCGACGACGAGGAGGCGTTCATCGAGGATGTGCGCCTGGCGCTGTACGCGTCGAAGATCGTCGCGTACTCGCAGGGCTTCGACGAGATCCGCGCGGGGGCGGCCGAGTACGACTGGAAGATCGACCTCGGCGCCGTGTCGAAGATCTGGCGCGCCGGCTGCATCATCCGTGCCCAGTTCCTCAACCGCATCGCCGACGCGTACGCGGCTGAGCCTGAGCTGCCGGCGCTGCTGACGGCACCGTACTTCGCCGAGGCCCTCACCCGTGCCCAGGCCGCCTGGCGCCGCGTCGTGGTCGCGGCGGCGCAGGCCGGCATCCCCTCGCCGGCGTTCTCGTCGTCGCTGTCGTACTACGACGGCATCCGCGCCGACCGTCTGCCCGCCGCCCTCGTGCAGGGTCAGCGCGACTTCTTCGGCGCGCACACCTACCGCCGCATCGACAAGGAGGGCACCTTCCACACCCTCTGGTCGGGCGACCGCACCGAGGTGGAGGCCCAGGACACCCACTGACGGGTACAGGACACCCACTGACGGGTGAAGAGGAAGGGGCCCGGGAGACCGGGCCCCTTCTGCGTGTCCGGGCCCCTTGTGCGTGTCCGGGCCCTGCGTGTGCGACCGTGTCGGGGCGCGTCAGACGATGTTGTGGTTGCGCCGGAAGAGGTTCTGCGGGTCCCACTGCGCCTTCAGTCCGCGCAGCCGCTCGTACCCTTCCTCGGTGAACATCGCGCGCACGACCTCGGGGCGCTCGGAGTCCAGGAAGTTGCCGTACTGGGCCAGCCGCCCCTCGAAGAGAGCGTCGGTCTCGGCGAGGATCGCCGCCCGGGTCGCGTCGTCGATCATGCCGGGGATGTCGAAACCGCCCGCCAGCACGAACCAGGTCGCGTCGCGGCCGGGGAACGCGGTGTCCTCCTGTGCCACGTCGCCGAAGGCGCCGCCCATCGAGCGGAGGAACAGCACCGAGAACTGGTGGGCGGCGCGGAACTCCAGCAGCCGGTCGATCCGCTCGTCGTCCAGTTCGCGGAACAGCCCGTTGCCACCCAGGAATCGCGGGACGACGGCATCCGGGTCCGCCGGACGCGGGTCGTCCATCAGGATGTCGCGGTAGGCCGGGGTGGACACGTCGCCGACGATTCCGTCCAGATCGATCACCGGGGCGAGGGTTCGCTCCAGTGCTGCCGGGTCGGCATCCGCCCACACCGCGGCGAGCCTGGCACCGGCCGGAGCGCTGGGGTCCATCGGCGGCACGTCCATGTACGTCACGGTCAGCTCGCGCGGCGCGTCGCGCAGGATGTCGCGCAGTCCGCGCAGCAGGGCGCGACGATCGGCATCCGCTCCCACCAGCTACTCGCCGTAGGCGATGCCGGGCAGCGCGTGCGCCTGGAAGTCGAATCGCGTCACGATGCCGAGGTTGCCACCCCCGCCGTGCAGCGCCCAGAACAGCTCCGGGTGCTCGGTCGCCGAGGTCTCGACGATGCCGCCGGTGGCCGTGACGATCTGCGCGCCGACGAGCTGATCGGCCGCGAGCCCCCAGGCGCGCACCATCCAGCCGATGCCGCCGCCGAGCGTCAGGCCTCCGACCCCGACGCTGCGCGTGTCGCCCGAGCTGATCGCCAGGCCGTGCTGCGCGAGCTCATCGGCCACGACGCCCCAGGTGGCGCCTCCTCCGACGCTCACCAGCGGTCCGGCGACGTCGATGCGGTCCAGTGCGGACAGGTCGATCCGCACTCCCTCCTCGGGCCCGCGCGACCAGGGTCCGTGGCCACCGCCGATCACGGTGACGGGCTGTCCGCCCGCCTGCGCCTGCCCCACCAGGGCGGCGACATCTTCTGCGGTCTTCGGCCGCGTCGTGTTCGTGGAATCCATTGGGACACGCTAACCCCGGCCACCGACATCGCGACAGGGCGGGAACAGATCATGTCCGATCCGCGTCCGGTGACTGACGCAGCGCCCGCCGGCCGACACCACCTCACAGAATGCGCATAGCATTCTCCAAGCATTCGGCGCACCTGGGCGCGCACAATGGGCGCATGAGCACTGAGCACCCCGACCTGCGCCGCCCCGACGGATCGCCGCTGCGCATTCTCGCCGTCGACGATGAGCCGATGCTCACCGATCTGCTCGCCATGGCGCTGCGCATGGAGGGATGGGAGGTGCGCACAGCGGGCTCGGGGCTGGAGGCGCTGCAGGTCGCCCGCGAGTTCGAGCCCGACGCACTCGTGCTGGACGTCATGATGCCCGACCTCGACGGCGTCGGCGTGCTGCGCCGGCTGCGTGAGGCCGGCAACCTCGTGCCCGTCGTCTTCCTCACCGCGAAGGACTCCGTCAGCGACCGCATCGCCGGGCTCACCGCGGGCGGCGACGACTACGTCACCAAGCCGTTCAGCCTCGAAGAGGTCATCGCGCGCCTGCGCGCCGTCATCCGCCGTTCCGGACACGGACGCGTCGAGGACGAGCAGTCGATCCTGCGCGTGGCCGACCTGTCGCTCAACGAGGACAGTCACGAGGTGTTCCGCGGTGACGACGAGATCGAGCTGACCGCGACCGAGTTCGAGCTGCTGCGCTTCCTGATGCGCAACGAGCGCCGCGTGCTCTCGAAGGCGCAGATCCTCGACCGGGTGTGGAGCTACGACTTCGGCGGCAAGTCGTCGGTGGTCGAGCTGTACATCTCGTACCTGCGCAAGAAGATCGACGCGGGCCGCACGCCCCTGCTGCACACCGTGCGCGGGGTGGGGTACATGATCAAGTCGCCGCAGCAGCCGTAGGAATCACCATGTCCGCTCGTCCGGTGAGCCTGCAGGCGCGGCTGATGGCCGCTGTGATCGGGTTCGTCTCCCTCATCCTCGTGGTCGTCGCGGTGATCACCAGCGCGACCCTCGGCACCACGCTCGAGCAGCGACTCCAGGAGCAGCTCAGCGGCTACTCCGCCGTGACGAAGCGCTGGGTCATGTCGGCCGAGCCGGCGGCCGCGCTGATGGGCGAGACGCTGACCGCCGAACGTGTGCTCACCGGCCAGCGGGTGCCCGCCGGGCTGCTGCTGGCGGTGCAGCCACGCGACGACGTCGCCTCCGGCGTGATCGTGACGGCCGACGGCGGCAGGCGCCTGAGCGACGGCGCCCTGTTCGAGCTCACCGAGGCGCTGAACGCCGGCAGCACCTCTGCGGTCACCGTCGCGGGCGGCTCGTACCTGGTGACGATCTCGCAGACGCCGGACGGCACGGTCGTGGTGACCGGCCTCTCCCGCGCCGAGATCCAGCACACCCTCGGAACCCTGTTCACCGTGATCGCCCTGGCGACGCTCGGTGGCCTGCTGCTGCTGGCGCTCACGACCGCGCTCACGATCAGCATGGGGCTGCGTCCGCTGCACGCCGTCGCGGCGACCGCCACCCGGGTGGCCGGTCAGCCGCTGGACCGCGGAGAGGTGAGCATCACCGAGCGCGTGCCCGACTACGAGGCCGACCCGCGCACCGAGGTCGGCCGGGTGGGCGTCGCCCTGAACACGCTGCTCGACCACGTCGACACCTCGCTCGCCGCACGTCAGCGCAACGAGGAGCGGATGCGGCGATTCGTCGCCGACGCCAGCCACGAGCTGCGCACCCCTCTCGCCTCCATCCGCGGATACTCCGAGCTGTCGCTGCGGGCCCTGCGTCAGGGCGGGCCGGGCGACGCCGCGGCATCCGACACGCTGGAGAGCACCACCACGGCGCTGGAGCGCATCCAGGCCCAGTCGCTGCGGATGACGCGGCTCGTGGAGGATCTGCTGCTGCTGGCGCGGCTCGACGAGGGGCAGGAGCTGCGCAGCGGCACCGTCGATCTCACCCAGGTCGCGGTCGAGGCGCTGATGGATGCGCAGCCCACCGCCCCCGGGCACACCTGGGACCTCGCCGTGCCCGAGCATCCCGTCACCGTCGCGGGCGACGCGGGACGCCTGCACCAGGTGCTCGCGAACCTGCTCGCCAACGCCCGCACACACACGCCCGCCGGTACGACCATCACGCTGTCGCTGGAGGAAGCAGGCGCCGACGCCGTGCTGCACGTGCACGATGACGGACCCGGCATCGATCCCGGCGTGCGCGACGAGCTGTTCTCGCGGTTCGCGCGCGGGGACGTCTCCCGGGCACGTCAGACCGGCGGCACGGGACTCGGTCTGGCGATCGCCAAGGCGATCGTCGACGGCCACGGCGGCACCATCGAGGTCGACAGCGAGCCGGGAGACACGACGTTCACGGTGCGCCTGCCGCTCGCACCTGAGAAGGATGCCGGTGGCGAGACCGGAACCAGCGCGGCGACCGGCGAGACGGGAGCAGAGACTCAGTAACCCGCGAACGCGTCGGTGGTCAGGCTGCGGGCCTTCTGCAGCGCCGGGGCGAGATCGGCGATCAACCGCGGCGGGCCGGAGATGAACGCGTTACGCGCCGCGATGTCGGGCACGACGCGCTCCAGGCCCGCGGCATCCAGCCGTACGCCCTGTGCCCACGTCCAGTTCGGGGCGAGGCTGGTCGGCTCGTCACGGGTGAACACGATCGCCCGCACCCCTGTGGCCTCGAGCTCGTCGCGGAACGCCAGCTCGGCCGCCTCGGAGGCCACGTAGATCAGCACGACGTCGCGCTGCACCCCGAGCGACTGCATCTGCCGCAGCTGCGAGACGAACGGCGTCACGCCGATGCCGGCCGCCACCATGAGCGCCGGCGCACCGCCTCGTGGCAGCACGAAGTCGCCCCAGGTACCGGTGACGGCCAGCACCGCGCCCGGCTGCGCGGCCGCGAGCGCCCGCTTGTAGCTGGAGGGATGCTTCTGATCGCCGTCCTTGTAGGCGATGCGCAGCGTGGGCAGGTCGGCGGGCGCCGAGACGAAGCTGAACTCGCGGCGGGTGCCGCGGGCGTCCGGATGCCGGTGCGGCACGTCGAGCTCGAGGTACTGGCCGGGCAGGAAGCGCAGCCGCCCCCGGGTGCGGAAGGTGAGCTCCTGCGCGGTGGGCGTCACGAAGCGGCGCTTCTCGAGCACGAGCCGCACCGAGCCGCGCAGCGCGAAGGCGAAGGCCAGCAGGTTGCCGATCAGCAGCGCCCGCTCCTGGCCGAGTGTGAACAGGCCGCCGATCGCGATCGGCCAGCCGGCGAGGATGCCGACCAGCGCGGCCACGCTGAACTGCTGCCACCGGCGCGGCGGCAGCGTGAGCGGCTCGGAGAGCATGAATGCGCCGAGGAAGAGGAACGGGCTCTGCGCGAGCGAGAACAGCACGGCATCCGCCAGTTCGAACGCGAGCCCGGCGGCCTGCAGCTGCACCGCCTGCCGCACCACCGAGACCCCGACGGCCACGAGCAGGAACACCAGCACGATGCGCACCTTCTCGGTGCGCCACAGCACCGCCAGCCCCAGCACCGCCACGGCGACCGAGAGCACCGGCGTGCCGACCCACCACGACGAGAACGATCCGAGCCCGAAGATCGTCACGACCGCGGCGCCGAAGGCGGCCGGGTTGAGGATGTGCCTGCCGCGCCACGCGATCAGGTACTTCGACAGGCTCGCCACGGCGCCGGCGAGCGCATTGCCGGCGAGTCCGGCGACGGTCAGCGACGGCTGCAGCACGAACAGCAGGATCAGCGCTGTGACCAGCGACGACTCCAGGCGCCACGGCAGACGCAGGATGCGCTGGGCCGCTGCATCCACCGCCGAGATCACCACCGCGAGCACGGCGAAGGAGGCCAGGATCTCCACGGCGTTCGGCATCCCCGATCCGGTCAGGGACAGGACGATGGCGATGGCGGCCAGGGCGGCCAGGGCGAACAGCACGAGACGGTACATCGAGATGGCGCCGAGGACGGCGAGAACCCGCTGCCGCAGCGCAGTGAAGGTGACGGTCACCCCTCCACTCTTCCGCATCCGGCTATGACCGGGGCGGATGACGGCCTCCGGCGCCGTCTCAGACCGTGAACAGCTCGCCGTCGAACCCGCTGGACCACTCGGCGCGGCCGTCGGTGCTCATCCGCACCCAGTCGACGCCCCAGTTCTCGGCGAGGGCCGCTCCCCCGTCGAAGAACAGCGCGGTGGCGACGGCATCCGCGTGCATGGCGTCGTCGGCGAGCGCCCAGGTCGCCGCCCACGTGCGCACCGGCACGCCCGTCCGGGCGTCGAGCACGTGATGCAGTCCGTCGCCCCAGGCGCGGCGGTTGATCGCCGAGGCGCACAGCGCGCGGCCGGCCACCTCGACCACCCCGATCGCCGACGTCGTGTCGTAGGGGTGCTCGAGCCCCACGCGCACCGACCCGCCCCGCACGCGCAGGTCTCCCCCGGCGTCGACGATGACCCGGCCGTCCACCCCGGTGAGGGCGTCCGTGACCAGGTCGACCAGGCGCCCCTTGCCGAGCGCTCCGACGTCGATGAGGGCCGGGGCGTCCAGGGTCAGCTCGGATGCCGTCCAGCGCAGCATCCGCTCCCACTCCGGCGGCGCCGCCTGCGGCGCACCGGCGTGCAGCGTGAGCGCCGCGTCGTAGCCGAGCGCCTCGAGTCCGGCGCCGATGAGCGGACTGACCGCGCCGGCGGTGGCCTCGGTGAGCTCGCGGTACGCCTCGAGCATGGCCGGGGCATCCGGTGGCGCGGCCACGGTGCCCGGCCGTGCGCGCAGGCGCGAGACGACGGAGTCGTCACGGAAGCGCGACCACGCCGCGTCGAAGTCCGCGACGATCGCGGCCACGTCGCCCTGCAGTTCTTCGCCCAGCGGAGCGTCGGTCTCGATCTCCCAGGGGGTGCCGATCGCGTCGAACCGCCAGAGGGTCATGGCGGGCTACTCCGCGGCGTCCCTGACGGCCGCCTCGTCCTTGATCTTCACGACGGCCTGGTCGAAGCCGCCGCTGGTCAGCGACGAGCCGGCGACGCGGTCGACCTGCAGCTCGTCGAGCTTCTTCCCCACCACGACATCGGCGATGCCCGCGATGAACTGGCCCTGGTACTTCGTGGTCTCCGGGGCGATCGGGTCGCCGACGACCTCGACGTCGGTGACGACGTCGTCCTCGAGGGTGAGGGTCACCGAGATCGTCTCGACCGTCTCGGGGGTGCGGTACGCGCCCTCGGCGGTGTAGGTGCCGTCGGTGTACGGCGCGGTCGCGTCGGTGCTGGTCGGGGCCGGGTCGGACTTCGCGGTGCCGGCCTCGGCGGAACCCGAGCAGCCGGCGAGCAGGAGCGCGCCCGCCACGCCCGCGAGGGCGGTACCGGTGCGCAGCGCGGGATGCGTGTTCATGCTCCCAGCTTGCGGCATGAGGCTATGCGCGACCCGGATGCCGTTCTCAGGCGTCGCCGCCGAACATGCTCGTGACCGAGCCGTCCTCGAAGACCTGACGGATCGCGGTCGCCAGCAGCGGCGCGATCGGCAGGATCGTGAGCGACTCCCAGCGACGCGACTCGCTGAGCGGGATCGTGTCGGTGACGACGACCTGATCGATCGCGGCATCCTGCAGCCGCTCGGAGGCCGGGTCGCTGAACACGGCATGCGTGGCGGCGACGATCACCTTGCGCGCGCCGTTCTCCTTCAGCGCCTGGGCGGCCTTGACGATGGTGCCGCCGGTGTCGATCATGTCGTCGACGAGCAGGCAGGTACGACCGTCGACGGTGCCGACGATCTCGTGCACCGAGACCTGGTTGGCGACCTTCGGGTCGCGACGCTTGTGGATGATGGCCAGCGGTGCGCCGAGGCTGTCGGACCAGGTGTCGGCGACCCGCACACGGCCCATGTCGGGCGAGACGATGGTGAGGGTCTCGCGGTCTTCGGCGGTGAGCGTGCCCTGGAAGTGCTCGAGCAGCACGGGCTTGGCGAAGAGGTGGTCGACGGGGCCATCGAAGAAGCCCTGGATCTGCGCGGCGTGCAGGTCGACGCTCATCACCCGGTCGGCACCGGCGGTCTTGAGCATGTCGGCGACAAGGCGGGCGCTGATCGGCTCGCGGCCGCGGCCCTTCTTGTCCTGACGGGAGTACGGGTAGTACGGGGCGACGACGGTGATGCGCTTGGCGGATGCGCGCTTGGCGGCGTCCAGCATGATGAGCGTCTCCATGAGCCACTCGTTCACCGGCTCACCGAACGACTGCACGATGAACAGGTCGCAGCCGCGGATCGACACCTCGAAACGGGCGTAGATCTCACCCGATGCGAAGGTGCGGTGCTCGACCGGCGCGATCTCCTGCCCGAGGGCGGCGGCGACGGCGGCGGTGAGCTCGGGATGCGAGCGGCCTCCGGCGACGACCAGCCGCTTCTTCGTCTTCGCGATGAGACCGGGGGCGACCCCGTTCGCGCGATCCAGTGCAACCGTCTTCTTCTTGTGCCCCATCCGAGCCGCCTACTCCGCCGTTCGTTCGCGCGCGGCGGCATCCGCCGCGCCGGTTCCTGCTCTGTTCTTCTCGACCCACCCCTCGATGTTGCGCTGAGGGGCGACGCTCATGGCCAGGGCACCAGCGGGGACGTCCTTTCGGACGACGGCGCCTGCACCGGTCTTCGCACCAGCTCCCAGCCTAACGGGCGCGACGAGCACCGTGTGCGAGCCGGTGTGCACCTCGTCACCGATCTCGGTGCGGTGCTTGTTGACGTCGTCGTAGTTCGCGGTGATGGTGCTGGCGCCGAGGTTGACGCCGCGGCCGATGGTCGCATCGCCCACGTACGACAGGTGCGGCACCTTGCTGCCCTCGCCGATCTGTGCGTTCTTCGTCTCGACGTAGGCGCCGATCTTGCCGTGCGCCCCCAGCACGGTGCCCGGGCGCAGGTACGAGAACGGTCCGACGGTGGCCTCGGCGCCGACCACGGCGAGGTTCGCGTCGCTGCGGCGCACCACGGCGTCCTCGCCGATCTCGCAGTCCACCAGGGTGGTGTCGGGGCCGATGGTGGCGCCGGAGGCGATCACCGTGGCGCGCAGGATCTGGGTGTTCGGCAGGATGGTGACGTCGGGGGCGAGCTTGGCGTCGTCGTCGATCCAGGTGGTGGCGGGGTCGATGATGGTGACGCCCTCGCGCTGCCAGCGCCGCACGATGCGCTCGTTGAGCACCCGGCCCGCCTCGGCGAGCTGGGCGCGGTCGTTGACGCCGAAGGTCGAGGCGACGTCGGGGGCGAGCTCGGCGGCCACGGGCTCGGCGGCGCCGCGCAGCAGGCCGATCACGTCGGTGAGGTACATCTCGCCCTGCGCGTTGTTGCGGTCGACCTGCGCCAGGAAGGTGCGCAGCGCCGCGGCGCGGAAGACGTAGACGCCGGCGTTGATCTCGGTGACCGCGGCCTCGTCGTCGGTGGCGTCCTTCTGCTCGACGATGCGCTCGACGACGCCGTCGGCGCCGCGGATGACGCGCCCGTAGCCGGTCGGGTCGTCGAGGTGCGCACTCAGCAGCGTGGCGGCGGCGGATGCTGCGCGGTGACCCGCGATGAGCGTCTCGAGGGTCTGCGACTCCAGCAGCGGCACATCGCCCGAGAGCACGAGCACGTCGCCGTCGAAGTCGGCGGGCAGGGCGTCGAGCGCGACCTGCACGGCCCGGCCGGTGCCGGGGATCTCGTCCTGGTCGACGACCACGGCATCCGGGTACTGCTCGACGAGGGTGGCGATGACCTGCTCGCGCTCGTGCCGCACGACCACCTCGATGTGCTGCGCGCCCAGGGCGCGCGCGGTGCCCAGCACATGGCCGACCAGCGGCCGGCCGCCGATCTCGTGCAGCACCTTGGGCAGGCGCGACTTCATGCGCGTGCCCTGTCCTGCGGCGAGGATGATGATCGCGAGCGTGTTCTCCGTCATGCTCCGCCGCCAGGATTCGAACCTGAACCTCACAGCTCCAAAGGCTGTCGTGCTGCCGTTACACCACGGCGGACCGCGGCGCCCCGGCGGGCGCCGCGCATCAAGTCTGCCACGCCGCCGCCTGTGCGACCGTCGGGCCGCAGGCCGGGGTGCGGGATGATGGGGGGATGAAAGAGGCGGATGAGGTCGATCGGATCGTCAGCGCGTGGAACGTGCAGCGCCCCGACCTGGATTTCTCGCCCCTCGAGGTGCTCTCGCGCATGGACCGGCTCTCGCGGCAGCTGGACCGCGCCCGCCGCGAGGTGTTCCACCGCAGCGACATCGAGCCGTGGGAGTGGGACGTGCTCTCAGCGTTGCGTCGCGCGGGCGACCCGTTCCGGCTCTCACCCAAGCAGCTGCTGCAGCAGACCCTGGTCTCGAGCGGCACCATGACCAACCGCATCGACCGGCTGGTCGGCCGGCGGTTCGTGCGCCGTGAGGCGGATCCGGTTGACGGGCGCAGCGTGCTGGTCATCCTCACCGACGACGGCAAGGTGCGGGTGGATGCCGCGATCACCCGCCTGGTCGATGCCGAGGCGGAGCTGCTGCGTGCGCTCCCTCGCACCGATCGCGACCGGCTGGCGGGGCTGCTGCGCAAGCT
This is a stretch of genomic DNA from Microbacterium sp. YJN-G. It encodes these proteins:
- the gndA gene encoding NADP-dependent phosphogluconate dehydrogenase — encoded protein: MSDTASANIGVVGLAVMGSNLARNLASREGNTVAIFNRSYEKTQAVLDAFPEAGFIPASTYEEFAASLQKPRTAIIMVKAGAGTDAVIDELVRVFEPGDIIVDGGNAYFPDTIRREKAVRETGINFVGAGISGGEEGALLGPSIMPGGSDESWVTLGPILRSIAAVAEGEPCVTHVGHDGAGHFVKMVHNGIEYADMQLIAEAYDLIRRGTGRTPAQIAEIFAEWNKGELESYLIEITAEVLRQVDAATGQPLVDVILDQAGAKGTGAWTVQTALSLGVPVSGIAEATFARSLSSHPEQRAAAAGLPGPDTAFTVDDEEAFIEDVRLALYASKIVAYSQGFDEIRAGAAEYDWKIDLGAVSKIWRAGCIIRAQFLNRIADAYAAEPELPALLTAPYFAEALTRAQAAWRRVVVAAAQAGIPSPAFSSSLSYYDGIRADRLPAALVQGQRDFFGAHTYRRIDKEGTFHTLWSGDRTEVEAQDTH
- a CDS encoding FAD-binding oxidoreductase; the encoded protein is MDSTNTTRPKTAEDVAALVGQAQAGGQPVTVIGGGHGPWSRGPEEGVRIDLSALDRIDVAGPLVSVGGGATWGVVADELAQHGLAISSGDTRSVGVGGLTLGGGIGWMVRAWGLAADQLVGAQIVTATGGIVETSATEHPELFWALHGGGGNLGIVTRFDFQAHALPGIAYGE
- a CDS encoding gluconokinase → MIVLALEASTTSAKTMLFDTDTQQVAVTTRRFDGDGVVRDGDSVFTQLMALGREAAAGVAVDAIALSSTWHGLTLRRPDLSAITPVYEWPYTGARELTARYREDAAFTSWFYERTGCMVNAIFPAFKIAHLAETGVDIAGALVLDQGSLTFARMTGEIWTSRTVASGTGLLATDGDDWDPQVRAALGIEGIVLPRLVSSDTSAPLVAEVATLLGVRAGIPVMIPGPDGGLSQVGDRAYGVGDMTFSMGTSGALRYTTAHPAFSPTMGTWAYRSPFGWLSGAATSGCGNCVDWAKGLLFGTEMTFAEIEPMLDPERTALPVFLPFLFGERSPGWQDQRAGGFLEVRPEHTRADLYQAVLQGIVFSLYHCYKELAALNGPPRRVLISGGVLSSPFWAQLTADVFQIEMQVSSQQHASVVGATRLALRHLGLDDDQPGLRSEEPRMLVPDPARAEGYRLEFERYLDAYARTSPGTEIGAAGSLALLG
- a CDS encoding BBE domain-containing protein; this translates as MGADADRRALLRGLRDILRDAPRELTVTYMDVPPMDPSAPAGARLAAVWADADPAALERTLAPVIDLDGIVGDVSTPAYRDILMDDPRPADPDAVVPRFLGGNGLFRELDDERIDRLLEFRAAHQFSVLFLRSMGGAFGDVAQEDTAFPGRDATWFVLAGGFDIPGMIDDATRAAILAETDALFEGRLAQYGNFLDSERPEVVRAMFTEEGYERLRGLKAQWDPQNLFRRNHNIV
- a CDS encoding response regulator transcription factor, which translates into the protein MSTEHPDLRRPDGSPLRILAVDDEPMLTDLLAMALRMEGWEVRTAGSGLEALQVAREFEPDALVLDVMMPDLDGVGVLRRLREAGNLVPVVFLTAKDSVSDRIAGLTAGGDDYVTKPFSLEEVIARLRAVIRRSGHGRVEDEQSILRVADLSLNEDSHEVFRGDDEIELTATEFELLRFLMRNERRVLSKAQILDRVWSYDFGGKSSVVELYISYLRKKIDAGRTPLLHTVRGVGYMIKSPQQP
- a CDS encoding sensor histidine kinase; amino-acid sequence: MSARPVSLQARLMAAVIGFVSLILVVVAVITSATLGTTLEQRLQEQLSGYSAVTKRWVMSAEPAAALMGETLTAERVLTGQRVPAGLLLAVQPRDDVASGVIVTADGGRRLSDGALFELTEALNAGSTSAVTVAGGSYLVTISQTPDGTVVVTGLSRAEIQHTLGTLFTVIALATLGGLLLLALTTALTISMGLRPLHAVAATATRVAGQPLDRGEVSITERVPDYEADPRTEVGRVGVALNTLLDHVDTSLAARQRNEERMRRFVADASHELRTPLASIRGYSELSLRALRQGGPGDAAASDTLESTTTALERIQAQSLRMTRLVEDLLLLARLDEGQELRSGTVDLTQVAVEALMDAQPTAPGHTWDLAVPEHPVTVAGDAGRLHQVLANLLANARTHTPAGTTITLSLEEAGADAVLHVHDDGPGIDPGVRDELFSRFARGDVSRARQTGGTGLGLAIAKAIVDGHGGTIEVDSEPGDTTFTVRLPLAPEKDAGGETGTSAATGETGAETQ